A portion of the Oncorhynchus masou masou isolate Uvic2021 chromosome 11, UVic_Omas_1.1, whole genome shotgun sequence genome contains these proteins:
- the LOC135548302 gene encoding nipped-B-like protein isoform X2, with amino-acid sequence MNGDMPHVPITTLAGIASLTDLLNQLPLPSPLPATTTKSLLFNGRIAEEVNCLLACRDENLVSQLAHSLNQVSTEHIELKDNLGSDDPEGDVPVLLQTVLSRNPNIFREKNIMQQPMMPQYKMSQNSMHGSPASTNYQQTTISHSPSSRFAPPQMGSDARFTPQQNSPVPSPYAPQSPAAYMQQYPHPPSYSQHQQIQQGSPQRPVQPCLEVQTQPQASPHQNPSTPTLVASPMVPGGMRNIHDNKVSGQISSNSANHNARHGSNEDYMNIVHRLGNEESDPSMRNASFPLRSPQSVCSPAGSEGTPKGLRPSLILHSPNPYASPRDSAPDLLLDSPDCKKKQKKLTKEEKEQLDKAAMYDIVSSPSKDSTKLTLKLSRVKSTEMDPSGELLPGAEDQDTDLAYNSLQFSRTQQDLAHRLAPGQGEQSGYQQVPVLQNTKQAGGVISGAVYDDAEMDALAEIERIERETLIERERCSKEVQDKDKPLKKRKQDSYPQEPGAGGTAGATQPGVGGGNAGSKLAPQEASAASNGASRPALMVSIDLQQAGRADGQPEVNIGTHTPALRSWPEERLCPGDGPDSTGVLRLNSKTEGDTLQTADVRPEVIKQRADTPKKLGPDVRPETPKHKHENRRDSSKHRHDGKPDNSKARPDARMPDKSRQRHEGRSDSGHREDRSRDSDPSRIRRPETPNKSSRGEHDSKHGRDRDRERGDKDRERKHRTEAGDPRDRRSPEQRSKPESPRVKQEGRGGVEHSGRQRTDRPGPNLKSPNKEERRSGEERRSGDGSRNRQDSKQQPAENKQEFPAYLLGGVKSGGFKNFVIPKVKRDKDGHVLAAEMRKPGLGSVVEGWKEPRVKLERLGLVEKMKTAAKPVVVLQKLSIDEVQKIIRERKDRSARSSKSSKSRPSHWISEKESTMPLCERVKMNKRKRSTIKEKPKYAEVNSDDDDDDDDSVTESPRKRHKKEREKTWEPDERRGSGRRGSGSRHRERSPEDSYDESPPPSMSDLARKMKKKEKQKKRKAYEPKLTAEELMDSSTFKRFSASVDNILESLEDIDFNAMDDDEIPQELLLGKHQLSELASESAKIKAMGITFRLSSGKLVKVLNILEKNIQDGSKLSTLMNHDADAEDEERLWRDLIMERVTKSADACLTALNIMTSARMPKAVYIEDVIERVLQYTKFHLQNTLYPQYDPVYRVDPHGGGLLSSRAKRAKSSTHKQRVIIMLYNKVCDIVSNISELLEIQLLTDTTILQVSSMGITPFFVESVSELQLCAIKLVTAVFSRYEKHRQLILEEIFTSLARLPTSKRSLRNFRLNSSDKDGEPMYIQMVTALVLQLIQCVVHLPNNRDSHDEYDKKVDQDVLITNSYETAMRAAQNFLSVFLKKCGSKQGEEDYRPLFENFVQDLLSTVNKPEWPAAELLLSLLGRLLVHQFSNKQTEMALRVASLDYLGTVAARLRKDGVTSKMDQRSIDRILRETQGNDETQQLQKALLDYMDENAETDPSLIFARKFYIAQWFRDTLTEMEKAMKSQNQRGDEDSSEGQHHAKDIETTGEIMQRAEARKKYLRNIIKTAPSQFSTLRMNSDTVDYDDSCLIVRYLASMRPFAQSFDIYLTQILRVLGESAIAVRTKAMKCLSEVVAVDPSILARLDMQRGVHGRLMDNSTSVREAAVELLGRFVLSRPQLTEQYYDMLIERILDTGISVRKRVIKILRDICLEQPTFNKITEMCVKMIRRVNDEEGIKKLVNETFQKLWFTPTPNHDKDAMTRKILNITDVVSACKDTGYDWFEQLLQNLLKTEEDAAYKPARKACVQLVDNLVEHILKYEESLTDIENKGVNSNRLVSCITTLFLFSKIRSQLMVKHAMTIQPYLTTKCNTQSDFMVICNVAKILELVIPLMEHPSETFLTTIEEDLMKLIIKYGMTVVQHCVSCLGAVVNRVTRNYKFVWACFNRYYGALTKLKTQHSEDSNNPVLAANKPALLRSLFTVGALCRHFDFDEEEFKGPTKVVIKEKVMELLLYFTKHEDEEVQTKAIIGLGFQFIQYPGLMFMQDVMSLYNGILSDRKSSVNLKIQVLKNLQTYLQEEDSRMQEADQQWKKLSKQEDLKEMGDISSGMSSSIMQLYLKQVLEAFFHTQSTVRHFALNVIALTLNQGLIHPVQCVPYLIAMGTDPEPTMRNKADQQLVEIDKKYSGFIHMKAVAGMKMSYQVQQAIWSAKGTVIRGYRQDETTSALCAHLFSMVRSNRQHRRAFLISLLNLFDDSSKIEVNMLLYMADNLACFPYQIQEEPLFIMHHIDITLSVSGSNLLQSFKESLLKEPRQREKKSKERKYQSEEENSSSSSSSEEEHHRHSISSNSSDEDNEVVHRPKKPKHRAQAPVKSDSDSDLEMEDLDKVMQRLPDNPIPLLDFANASQGILLLLVLKQHLKNLYGFSDSKIQKYSPTESAKVYEKAVNRKGHVHFSPHQTLDFLTSDLANVELTYDIKRRIVKQYLDFKLLMEHLDPDEEDEEGEASASANARNKAITSLLGGPSHQDHKNHHQDHKNHHQAPIETDDDESDGDEKTPVSSRRSRKHGDSAEASGHMNETLAARDVIALCCPKYKDRPQIARIIQKTNTGYRVQWMAGSYSGVWGEAKKRDGRKTVPWVDTIKESDIIYKKIALTSAHKLTNRVVQTLRSLYSAKEGTS; translated from the exons ATATAATGCAGCAGCCAATGATGCCGCAGTACAAGATGTCCCAGAATTCCATGCATGGGAGTCCGGCGTCGACAAACTACCAGCAAACCACTATCTCACACAGCCCTTCTAG TCGCTTTGCCCCTCCACAGATGGGGTCGGATGCCAGGTTCACGCCCCAGCAGAACAGCCCTGTGCCCAGCCCCTATGCCCCCCAAAGCCCTGCTGCTTACATGCAGCAGTACCCTCACCCACCTAGCTACTCTCAGCACCAACAGATCCAGCAAG GAAGCCCCCAGAGGCCTGTGCAGCCCTGCCTAGAGGTGCAGACCCAGCCGCAGGCCTCCCCCCACCAGAACCCCTCCACCCCAACCTTAG TTGCCAGCCCCATGGTTCCTGGCGGCATGCGGAACATCCACGACAACAAGGTCTCCGGGCAAATTTCAAGCAACTCAGCCAATCACAATGCCAGACATGGCTCCAACGAAGACTACATGAACATAGTCCACAGATTAGGGAATGAG GAGAGTGATCCTTCCATGAGAAATGCCTCCTTCCCACTCCGTTCGCCCCAGTCTGTTTGTTCGCCTGCTGGCAGCGAAGGGACCCCAAAAG GATTACGACCTAGCCTCATCCTTCACTCCCCAAACCCTTACGCTTCCCCCCGTGACAGCGCTCCCGACCTCCTCCTGGACTCTCCTGACTgcaagaagaagcagaagaagctaactaaagaggagaaggagcagTTGGATAAAGCTGCTATGTACGATATTGTCAGCTCTCCCTCTAAAGACTCTACCAAGCTGACCCTTAAACTGTCCCGGGTGAAGTCCACTGAGATGGACCCGTCCGGAGAGCTCCTACCTGGGGCAGAGGACCAGGACACTGACCTGGCCTACAACAGCCTGCAGTTCTCCCGGACGCAGCAGGACCTTGCCCACAGGTTAGCCCCGGGCCAGGGGGAGCAGTCAGGCTACCAGCAGGTCCCTGTGCTCCAGAACACTAAGCAGGCTGGAGGGGTGATCAGTGGAGCTGTTTACGACGATGCTGAGATGGACGCGCTCGCTGAGATCGAGAGGATAGAACGGGAGACGCTCATAGAAAGGGAGCGTTGCTCCAAAGAGGTTCAGGATAAAG ACAAGCCACTGAAGAAGCGGAAGCAGGACTCGTATCCCCAAGAGCCTGGTGCTGGAGGTACAGCGGGGGCAACCCAACCTGGCGTGGGAGGGGGAAATGCTGGCAGCAAGCTGGCACCCCAGGAGGCTAGTGCTGCCAGTAATGGTGCGAGCCGGCCTGCCCTAATGGTCAGCATCGACCTGCAGCAAGCAGGTAGAGCTGACGGGCAGCCAGAGGTAAATATAGGCACCCACACCCCTGCCCTGAGGAGCTGGCCTGAGGAACGCCTGTGTCCTGGGGACGGCCCCGACTCCACTGGAGTCCTGCGGCTAAACTCCAAGACAGAAGGAGACACACTACAGACTGCAGACGTCCGGCCAGAGGTCATCAAGCAGCGTGCCGACACCCCCAAGAAGCTGGGCCCCGACGTCCGACCGGAGACCCCCAAACACAAGCACGAAAACAGACGAGACTCGTCCAAACATCGACACGATGGCAAACCTGACAATAGCAAGGCCCGCCCTGACGCCAGGATGCCTGACAAGTCACGGCAACGGCACGAGGGTCGCTCAGACTCTGGTCACAGGGAGGACAGGTCCCGGGACAGTGACCCATCCCGCATCCGCAGGCCAGAGACCCCCAACAAGTCCAGCAGGGGGGAACATGACTCCAAACATGgacgggacagagacagggagcggGGGGATaaggacagggagaggaaacaCAGGACAGAGGCAGGGGATCCACGGGACCGACGATCTCCAGAGCAGCGCTCCAAGCCAGAGAGCCCGCGGGTTAAGCAGGAAGGGCGAGGGGGGGTGGAACACAGTGGGCGCCAGAGGACTGACCGACCAGGCCCCAACCTCAAATCCCCcaataaagaggagaggaggagcggggaggagaggaggagtggggacgGCAGCAGGAACCGACAGGACTCTAAGCAACAACCTGCTGAAAACAAGCAGGAGTTCCCTGCTTACCTGCTGGGGGGTGTGAAGTCTGGAGGCTTTAAGAACTTTGTGATTCCCAAAGTGAAGCGGGATAAGGATGGGCATGTGTTGGCAGCTGAGATGAGGAAGCCTGGTCTGGGTTCAGTAGTGGAGGGCTGGAAGGAGCCCCGGGTCAAGCTGGAGCGACTGGGGCTGGTAGAGAAGATGAAGACAGCAGCCAAACCGGTTGTGGTGCTGCAGAAACTCAGCATCGACGAGGTGCAGAAAATCATCAGGGAGAGGAAAGATAGAAGCGCACGCAGCTCCAAGTCCTCCAAGAGCAGACCCTCTCATTGGATTTCTGAGAAAG AGTCCACCATGCCACTGTGTGAGAGGGTGAAGATGAACAAACGCAAGCGCAGTACCATCAAGGAGAAGCCCAAGTACGCCGAGGTCAACTccgatgatgacgatgatgacgaCGACTCTGTGACTGAGT CTCCGCGGAAGCGTCACAAGAAGGAGCGGGAAAAGACATGGGAGCCTGATGAGAGGCGAGGCTCAGGGCGCAGGGGTTCCGGCAGCCGCCACCGTGAACGCAGCCCAGAGGATTCATACGATGAGTCCCCACCGCCCAGCATGAGTGACC TTGCCAGAAAGATGAAGAAGAAGGAGAAACAGAAGAAAAGAAAGGCATATGAGCCCAAGCTGACAGCAGAAG AACTGATGGACTCCTCCACGTTCAAGAGGTTCTCAGCCAGTGTGGACAACATTCTGGAGAGTTTGGAGGACATTGACTTCAATGCCATGG ATGATGATGAGATCCCACAGGAGCTTCTGCTGGGGAAACACCAGCTGAGTGAACTGGCCAGTGAATCTGCTAAGATCAAGGCCATGGGCATCACCTTCAGG CTTTCATCTGGTAAGTTGGTGAAGGTCCTGAACATCCTGGAGAAAAACATTCAGGACGGGTCCAAACTCTCCACACTGATGAACCAT gACGCAGACGCAGAAGACGAGGAGCGACTGTGGCGTGACCTCATCATGGAGCGAGTGACAAAGTCAGCTGACGCCTGTCTGACTGCCCTCAACATCATGACATCGGCCCGCATGCCCAAGGCGGTGTACATCGAGGACGTGATTGAGAGAGTGCTGCAGTACACCAAGTTTCACCTGCAAAACACCCTCTACCCTCAGTATGACCCTGTCTACAGAGTGGACCCTCACGGAG gTGGCTTGCTGAGCTCCAGGGCTAAGAGAGCTAAAAGCTCCACACACAAGCAGAGGGTGATCATCATGCTCTACAACAAGGTGTGTGACATCGTCAGCAACATCTCTGAGCTCCTGGAGATACAGCTGTTGACTGACACCACCATCCTGCAG gTCTCCTCCATGGGCATCACTCCATTCTTTGTAGAGAGTGTCAGTGAGCTACAGCTGTGTGCCATCAAACTAGTGACTGCG GTGTTCTCTCGCTATGAAAAACACAGGCAGCTCATCCTGGAAGAGATCTTCACCTCTCTGGCCAGACTACCCACCAGCAAACGCAGCCTCAGGAACTTCAG GCTGAACAGCAGTGATAAGGATGGGGAGCCCATGTACATCCAGATGGTCACAGCTCTGGTGCTTCAGCTTATCCAATGTGTGGTGCACCTCCCGAACAACAGGGACAGTCACGACGAGTATGATAAGAAG GTGGACCAAGATGTCCTGATCACAAACTCTTATGAGACGGCAATGCGAGCAGCTCAGAACTTCCTGTCCGTCTTCCTAAAGAA gtGTGGCAgtaagcagggagaggaggactatCGCCCACTGTTTGAAAACTTTGTCCAGGACCTGCTGTCTACGGTGAACAAACCAGAGTGGCCAGCTGCTGAGCTTCTCCTCAGTCTGCTGGGTCGTCTACTG GTGCATCAGTTTAGCAATAAGCAGACAGAGATGGCTCTGAGGGTGGCATCGCTAGACTACCTGGGCACTGTCGCTGCCCGCCTGCGCAAAGACGGCGTCACCAGCAAGATGGACCAGCGCTCCATCGACCGCATCCTCAGAGAG ACTCAAGGCAATGATGAGACCCAGCAGCTGCAGAAGGCCCTGTTGGACTACATGGATGAGAACGCAGAGACGGATCCATCTCTAATT TTTGCCAGGAAGTTCTACATTGCCCAGTGGTTCAGGGACACTTTGACAGAGATGGAGAAGGCCATGAAGTCTCAGAACCAGCGAGGGGACGAGGACTCTTCTGAAGGCCAGCACCACGCCAAGGACATCGAGACCACCGGAGAGATCATGCAGAGAGCCGAGGCACGCAAGAAGTACCTCCGCAACATTATCAAGACCGCGCCCTCGCAGTTCAGCACACTGAG GATGAACTCTGACACTGTGGACTATGATGACTCTTGCCTGATTGTCAGATATTTGGCCTCTATGAGGCCATTCGCTCAGAGCTTCGATATTTATTTAACACAG ATTCTGAGAGTGCTGGGGGAGAGTGCCATAGCTGTCAGAACTAAAGCCATGAAGTGTTTGTCTGAGGTGGTGGCTGTAGACCCCAGTATTCTGGCCAGG TTGGACATGCAGCGCGGGGTCCATGGTCGTCTGATGGACAACTCCACCAGTGTACGAGAGGCTGCTGTGGAGCTGCTGGGGCGTTTTGTGCTGAGCAGACCCCAGCTCACAGAGCAGTACTACGACATGCTGATCGAGAGGATACTG GATACGGGTATCAGTGTGAGGAAGAGGGTGATTAAGATCCTTCGAGACATCTGTCTGGAGCAACCCACCTTCAACAAGATCACTGAGATGTGTGTCAAGATGATCCGCAGGGTCAATGACGAGGAGGGCATCAAG AAACTTGTGAACGAGACCTTCCAGAAACTCTGGTTCACCCCTACACCCAATCACGATAAAGACGCCATGACCCGCAAGATCCTCAACATCACAGATGTG GTGTCTGCATGCAAAGATACAGGCTATGACTGGTTTGAGCAGCTGCTTCAAAAT CTGCTGAAGACAGAGGAAGATGCCGCCTATAAGCCAGCCAGAAAGGCCTGCGTTCAGCTGGTGGACAATCTAGTGGAACACATCCTAAAATATGAAGAGTCTCTCACTG aCATTGAGAACAAGGGGGTGAATTCTAACCGTCTGGTGTCCTGCATCACCACCCTCTTTCTGTTCAGTAAAATTCGATCCCAGCTGATGGTCAAACATGCCATGACCATCCAGCCTTATCTCACCACCAAGTGCAAC ACCCAGAGTGACTTTATGGTGATCTGTAATGTGGCCAAGATCCTTGAGCTGGTGATCCCTCTGATGGAGCACCCCTCTGAGACCTTCCTCACCACCATAGAGGAAGACCTGATGAAGCTCATCATCAAATACGGCATGACG GTTGTACAACACTGTGTGAGCTGTCTTGGAGCTGTGGTGAACAGGGTCACTCGCAACTACAAGTTTGTGTGGGCTTGTTTCAACCGTTACTATGGTGCCCTGACCAAGCTGAAGACCCAGCACTCTGAGGACTCCAACAACCCTGTTCTGGCTGCTAACAAACCGGCCTTGCTGCGCTCGCTGTTCACTGTGGGGGCACTCTGTCGCCACTTTGACTTTGACGAGGAGGAATTCAAAGGCCCCACAAAG GTTGTGATAAAGGAAAAAGTGATGGAGCTTTTGCTGTACTTCACTAAGCATGAAGATGAGGAAGTTCAGACCAAGGCCATCATTGGTCTAG GCTTCCAGTTCATCCAGTACCCAGGGCTGATGTTCATGCAGGATGTTATGAGTCTGTACAATGGCATCCTATCGGACAGGAAGAGCTCTGTCAACCTAAAGATCCAGGTGCTGAAGAACCTGCAGACATACCTGCAGGAGGAAGACTCGCGCATGCAGGAGGCCGACCAACAGT GGAAGAAGCTGTCGAAGCAGGAGGACCTGAAGGAGATGGGTGATATCTCGTCAGGTATGAGCAGCTCCATCATGCAGCTGTACCTGAAGCAGGTGCTGGAGGCCTTCTTCCACACACAGTCCACCGTACGACATTTTGCCCTCAACGTCATTGCCCTGACACTCAACCAGGGCCTCATCCATCCTGTACAG TGTGTGCCCTACCTGATTGCCATGGGAACGGACCCAGAGCCCACCATGAGGAATAAGGCAGACCAGCAGCTGGTGGAGATTGATAAGAAATACAGCGGCTTCATCcat atGAAGGCCGTGGCGGGGATGAAGATGTCTTACCAGGTGCAGCAGGCTATCTGGTCAGCTAAGGGTACGGTGATCCGGGGTTACCGGCAGGACGAGACCACCTCCGCCCTCTGCGCCCACCTCTTCTCCATGGTCCGATCCAACCGGCAGCACCGACGAGCCTTCCTCATCTCACTGCTCAACTTGTTTGATGACAGCTCG AAGATTGAGGTCAACATGCTTCTGTACATGGCAGACAACCTAGCCTGTTTCCCCTACCAGATCCAGGAGGAGCCTCTCTTCATCATGCACCACATTGACATCACCCTGTCTGTGTCCGGCAGCAACCTGCTGCAGTCCTTCAAGGAG TCCCTTCTCAAAGAGCCAAGgcagcgggagaagaagtcgaaAGAGAGGAAGTACCAGTCAGAGGAGGAGAACTCGTCATCATCGTCGTCATCGGAGGAGGAACATCACCGTCACAGCATCAGCTCCAACAGTAGTGACGAGGACAACGAGGTGGTCCACAGGCCCAAGAAGCCCAAACACCGGGCCCAGGCCCCTGTGAAGTCAGACTCTGACTCTGACCTGGAAATGGAGGACTTGGACAAGGTGATGCAGCGTCTGCCTGACAACCCGATCCCCCTGTTGGACTTTGCCAACGCCTCACAGGgaatactactactattggttCTAAAGCAGCATCTCAAGAACCTCTATGGCTTCTCGGACAG TAAAATCCAAAAGTACTCTCCAACGGAATCGGCCAAGGTATACGAGAAGGCGGTGAACAGGAAGGGTCACGTGCACTTCAGCCCTCACCAGACACTGGActtcctgacctctgacctggccAACGTAGAACTCACCTACGACATCAAGAGGAGGATCGTCAAACAGTACCTAGAT TTCAAGTTACTGATGGAGCATTTGGACCCTGATGAAGAGGATGAGGAAGGTGAGGCGTCAGCCAGCGCTAACGCCAGAAACAAAGCCATCACTTCATTGCTGGGAGGGCCCAGCCACCAGGACCACAAGAACCACCACCAGGACCACAAGAACCACCACCAGGCTCCTATAGAGACGGACGACGACGAGAGCGACGGAGATGAGAAAACCCCAGTG tcatCACGGCGGTCGAGGAAGCACGGCGACTCTGCAGAGGCATCAGGTCACATGAATGAGACGTTGGCCGCCAGGGACGTCATCGCCCTCTGCTGCCCCAAGTACAAGGACCGGCCTCAGATCGCCCGCATCATCCAGAAGACCAACACGGGCTACAGAGTGCAATGGATGGCTGGCTCCTACTCTGGAGTCTGGGGCGAGGCTAAGAAACGGGACGGACGCAAAACGGTGCCTTGGGTGGACACTATCAAGGAGTCTGACATTATTTACAAGAAAATCGCCTTGACGAGTGCACACAAGCTGACGAACAGAGTGGTGCAGACTTTACGGTCACTGTACTCAGCGAAGGAGGGAACTTCCTAA